Proteins from one Athalia rosae chromosome 8, iyAthRosa1.1, whole genome shotgun sequence genomic window:
- the LOC125502155 gene encoding uncharacterized protein LOC125502155: MASGRSGLSREGCSKLFRTFEIALKKSDRHLLLSSKYGLNASWSKKLTVGLRLRMNGTFEPVVRLINNYSSGVSLGLEGWASLIANLPKLEEYFVKKDAPGDNLFALVNNTIALDGGCSLRFTTAHGAKVIAFYSTETSGNGDDATIENSTQEDDEEDTTTQGAKRRKVYTPVIVMQKVTFDGLKHIACCANERLLQLDALLGDVNRSKESVVRYFASIITARKIKAPTLQQIHGAVCDDIETAREVVCLQFDIGFRDYFFDIVYCEMMRLFLSYIVADIRQSVLIQG; the protein is encoded by the coding sequence ATGGCGTCAGGAAGATCCGGATTGTCGCGAGAGGGGTGCAGCAAGTTGTTCCGAACCTTCGAAATAGCTTTGAAAAAGTCGGACCGTCATCTTCTCCTGTCGTCGAAGTATGGGTTGAACGCTTCGTGGTCGAAGAAACTCACCGTGGGACTTCGCCTTCGCATGAACGGCACTTTCGAACCCGTCGTGCGATTGATTAACAATTACTCTAGCGGTGTGTCGCTAGGATTGGAAGGTTGGGCCAGCCTGATTGCGAATTTGCCGAAGCTGGAGGAATACTTCGTGAAGAAAGATGCTCCCGGTGACAACCTGTTCGCGCTGGTGAACAATACGATCGCGCTAGATGGTGGGTGTTCTTTGCGTTTTACAACGGCTCACGGTGCGAAGGTGATCGCATTTTACTCGACCGAAACATCGGGCAACGGTGACGACGCTACCATCGAAAACTCAACTCAGGAGGatgatgaagaggataccACGACGCAGGGGGCCAAAAGGCGTAAAGTTTACACCCCAGTAATCGTGATGCAAAAAGTAACCTTCGACGGCCTGAAACACATAGCGTGCTGCGCAAACGAGCGGCTGCTTCAGCTGGACGCGCTGCTGGGAGACGTCAACAGGTCCAAGGAATCGGTCGTTCGCTACTTCGCTTCGATAATCACGGctaggaaaataaaagcgcCAACTCTGCAGCAGATTCACGGGGCCGTGTGCGACGACATAGAGACTGCGCGAGAAGTGGTATGTTTGCAGTTTGATATAGGATTCCGAGACTACTTCTTCGATATTGTTTACTGCGAAATGATGCGCTTATTTCTGTCGTATATCGTTGCCGATATTAGGCAAAGTGTTTTGATCCAGGGGTAG
- the LOC125502143 gene encoding uncharacterized protein F54H12.2-like: protein MAYLHAHSCECLISELDLFTLPPTQTTIEGEQWVHYKPVSSLTDDSPIEFMVPGLSDEYLDLSHTMLSLRVSMPPLDGVQLVSSDGKTPTAAAIAASVNNLLHSLFSQVDVFFNQKLVSPANNAYAYRAYIETLLNYKNTAKNSHLTTTLWYGDTAGRMDELGAGNKGFAERERLFKNGSSVDLLGHLHCDVFNQEKFLLNGVELRLRLVRSRDAFCIMETTNAHTMHILEATLLV from the coding sequence ATGGCCTACCTACACGCTCATTCGTGCGAGTGTTTGATATCGGAGCTCGACTTGTTCACTCTACCGCCTACGCAGACGACGATAGAGGGTGAGCAGTGGGTGCATTACAAGCCGGTGTCGTCTCTCACCGACGACTCACCGATTGAATTCATGGTTCCGGGGCTGAGCGACGAGTACCTCGACCTGTCGCACACGATGCTCAGTCTGCGAGTCAGTATGCCGCCTTTGGATGGGGTGCAGCTGGTGAGCTCGGACGGTAAGACCCCGACAGCGGCGGCGATCGCAGCTTCTGTGAACAACCTGTTGCACTCGTTATTCAGTCAAGTGGACGTCTTCTTCAATCAAAAACTCGTCTCCCCGGCCAacaacgcgtacgcgtacagaGCATACATAGAGACTCTGTTAAATTACAAGAATACGGCCAAAAATTCGCATCTGACGACCACGCTGTGGTACGGGGATACCGCCGGCAGAATGGACGAACTTGGTGCCGGTAATAAGGGTTTCGCAGAGCGCgaacgattattcaaaaacgGCTCCAGCGTTGATTTATTGGGACACCTTCATTGCGACGTGTTCAATCAGGAGAAATTCCTTCTAAACGGCGTGGAGTTGCGATTGCGTCTGGTGAGATCGCGGGACGCCTTCTGTATCATGGAAACCACCAACGCTCACACGATGCACATTCTAGAGGCCACTCTGCTCGTTTGA